Genomic segment of Bubalus kerabau isolate K-KA32 ecotype Philippines breed swamp buffalo chromosome 6, PCC_UOA_SB_1v2, whole genome shotgun sequence:
CACTAAGAAGAGATACCACCTGTTAGTctcatttgttttaaattaaggtaCCAGTGGAATGTAAACAAATAATTCTTTGTAATCTTTTGTTTACAAAAGATGTGTTATCAAATACACATGCAGAGGTCTGAGTTCTAGCGACCATCATTATATATTTCCTTAACAATGTGGTACAATTTAAGTCATTAAAAACTGTAGCCTTTGGCACTTTGagtagaaaaagaatatatcaatattcatgtaaaggaaaaaaaaaaaacttcaatgaCTAGAGAAgtactttaaaatcttttgttaagAAATAGGAAAGATTAGCAAATATCATACTGCACCTGAAAtgctgcagcttttttttttttcttcagagcaCTAAAACCAATCCACCTTTCTCTCTATAAACTGGCAAAAGCCAGTAGGAGTGtcataatggtggtggtggtgagaagTGGGGAAGGCAACATTTTACTCCCACTCCCCTCTCTGAGAAGGAAATTGCTAGAAGGGATATAGTtgaatctattttattgccaGAGTTTTCAATTCTGATGGTTTCAGCTAAATCCCTAATGCCGTAGGAGGTTGGTTACTCTAGAAAGCtctgtccttttccaggagaaGTTGATTAAGAATGTGGTACTTACTCATCTCTGAACAACTACTTCTGCTCTCAGTGAAAATTGAACTGAGATAAGATTAACCAGCATTGTTGTTACCTTTTGTCCCCGTGGCAATCATGAGATGTACATCAGAAGTCTTAGGAAATGGTGTAAAAAGGTTAAATGCGAAATTACAAGAACCAAATATTTCttcatacttaaaattttaagttggAAAAACACCTCaaaatgttttgcttttactttcttcttaTTGACAATATTGGTTTCCATTGATTTAAGTTGAAGGCTTCATTCAAGATAGGTAGCAAAAACTGTTATTTGTATGTTGAGCACAAAAACTGTGCCTATCTATTTTGAAGAAATACATTCTTAATGTACACTGTGAGATATTTTTACTTAtcaattgtcatttttttttttcagagtcatCCTGTTAgtatataaataacaaaatattttagagaaGATGGCAAAACCCAACCACTGTGACTCTAACTGGTTATCAGGATatcaaaaaatgttaataatctggaacaaaatgaaaattttggaTTACTTAAGTTAGAAGTTTAAGCCAGCTGGCTGGAAACATCTAAGGTTAACATATGATCAACACTGCTGGCAGAGTAACCCACAATGTCAAGTTTTGGTTCATATTTCTTGTTTATAAATTCACAGCAGTATATTTTGCTCAAGGAATATCAACTGTTATTTCTGcattaaaaatagaacatatctataacataaaattttaaatcaataaataaaggagaagccataaaatgcaaaatatgatCACATCAATTTCAAAAAACtctaaaatagtatttttaattatGCAAATTTACTCactaaaaacagatttttcatTAGCAGTAACTTGAAATAAACAGTAAACAGCAAAAAGCTATGCAGAAAAGTACTGGTTATTCCCTTTCACTGAAAATATCcttataaatttttgttgttgaagaAAGCAAACTTTTGAAGAAATGCACAaaaccttttcattttttgacTGTGACAGAGCCACTACAGAGAAGCCACAGGGTGTCCTATTCTAACACAAAGAAGCCAACATCTTCTTAATAACAGTAGCATTTCTTTGACAAGGAATTGCACACCACTATTTCACAGCTAAATAGAAATTGAGAGTTTACACCATATATGTACTATAATAATCAGCACCACCCATATTGAGCTTTTGGTGCAGATTCtgcaaaatgaatatataatactGCATGGCCTCTGCTGCAGGGAATACGTGTGTTCTGGATTCCCACAGCTAATTataaagaaaaccctaaagttgGCACATTCAGGAAGTACAATAGTATACACTGAAGGAAACCACTTTCTTTTGATATTGCCCTCTGCAAACGTTTTGCGTTTGAAGGTAGGTCTTAGGAAGAGTCTTCACATTATCACATGAGTTAGGTTCTTGCATTGTGCTTTTCCCTTCCCTTGATGTGAAGTCTACAAGCTTGGGTGGAATAGTTCTCGAGAGTCAGTGAGTCGCGGGCTGATGGTGGATACTCGAGTTTGGTGAGAAGGTTCCCGATTTGCTGGAACAGAGCACTGGTAGAATCAACACTTTGTCTCTTGGGGTGACTCAAGTGATTTGAATGACTCAATCCTTATAAGCCCGTGTTGGGGAGGTTCCCTTGTAGAAGATATTCCTTGTGTTTTCGGGGCTGTTGCTCCTTTCAGGGATTAAAATGATGTTGCCCTTTCTCCGCAGGGTGGAGTCGCGGGAGGAAGAAACGGACAGAGTCTCTGAACCGATTTCGCTGCCCTCTACCGGGGTGACACGGATGGTGGTGATTCCGTGGTGGTGATGCTCACTGTTGTCAATGTTGCTTCTCTTTCGATCTCCGGAACCAAAACTGTCTTTCAGGGACTCACAGCTTTCTGAGTCCCTGTTGAGATCGTTGAGCTCGTACGTTTGGCGAAGGCTGCCCTTTTCAGGGGCTTTCCATTTCCAGGAGCCACTGCCTTCGCCTTCGGTGGACGGGATCTGTATGATGGGCCTGTTGTTCTCCGGGTGGGCCTCAACCCTCACGATCCCACTGGGTTCGTGGTCTGTCAGGGTTTTGTAGCGGATGGAGCCGGTGCAGGAGACCGTGCTGCCTTCAGTGTTCTTGGGGCTGCTTTGGAGGACACCCTGCTGCTTAGACATGGCTATGACTTGCATGATGCGAGGCTGGCTGTTGCTTCTGTTACAAGCCACGGTCTTCTCTGCAGCTTTCAGCCACTTGGCCCGAGCAGAGCTGCTTTTGGGGGAGGTGCTTATGTTTTCCTGCGTCTCTTCAGGGATGTGTACTAGCTGTGAGGACCCGGGGCGGGACTGAATGGACACTCTTGGTCCCCCAGGCATGCTATTATTACACCCAGGGACGGTGCCAGGCTGGATCTTGAGGTACTGATTGCTGCTGGGAGCGTGGTGGTCTCCATTGACCCCCACCCTGGACGGCTCCGAGCTTGATCTCATTTCAATGGATCTGGGTGGTGACTGTCCCGGCTCGGTCTCTATAACCTGCAGAGACAGCTTGCGGCTTTCATTCTTGTTCTTCCACTGGGTGAGGAGCTGCTTGGATCTAGCAGAATCCATCGAGGCATGAATGCTGGCGTTTCTTCTCACAGGGTCTTCCACGGATGGGGTGTTGGCTCTAGGCAAGGTATTGCTGAAGGTAACCATGTTCTCCTTCCCCATGGGGCTCCGTGGAGTGATGATTTCTACATCTGCATTTGCCCTTTTGAGGTTGGTCAAGGAGCTAGCATCTCTATGGTTTCGGTTCAGGATGCCTTCAGTGTGAGCAATTCCGTCAGTGCTGCTACCATTTTTAGCAGCTAAAACTCGGCTGGGGTCTTGATTGAGGTCTGTCAGAGACCTGAGGGCT
This window contains:
- the PLPPR4 gene encoding phospholipid phosphatase-related protein type 4 isoform X1, which encodes MSAKERPKGKVIKDSVTLLPCFYFVELPILASSVVSLYFLELTDVFKPVHSGFSCYDRSLSMPYIEPTQEAIPFLMLLSLAFAGPAITIMVGEGILYCCLSKRRNGVGLEPNINAGGCNFNSFLRRAVRFVGVHIFGLCSTALITDIIQLSTGYQAPYFLTVCKPNYTSLNVSCKENSYIVEDICSGSDLTVINSGRKSFPSQHATLAAFAAVYVSGLYAVGNFLPSEESVFQHREALRSLTDLNQDPSRVLAAKNGSSTDGIAHTEGILNRNHRDASSLTNLKRANADVEIITPRSPMGKENMVTFSNTLPRANTPSVEDPVRRNASIHASMDSARSKQLLTQWKNKNESRKLSLQVIETEPGQSPPRSIEMRSSSEPSRVGVNGDHHAPSSNQYLKIQPGTVPGCNNSMPGGPRVSIQSRPGSSQLVHIPEETQENISTSPKSSSARAKWLKAAEKTVACNRSNSQPRIMQVIAMSKQQGVLQSSPKNTEGSTVSCTGSIRYKTLTDHEPSGIVRVEAHPENNRPIIQIPSTEGEGSGSWKWKAPEKGSLRQTYELNDLNRDSESCESLKDSFGSGDRKRSNIDNSEHHHHGITTIRVTPVEGSEIGSETLSVSSSRDSTLRRKGNIILIPERSNSPENTRNIFYKGTSPTRAYKD
- the PLPPR4 gene encoding phospholipid phosphatase-related protein type 4 isoform X2, encoding MSAKERPKGKVIKDSVTLLPCFYFVELPILASSVVSLYFLELTDVFKPVHSGFSCYDRSLSMPYIEPTQEAIPFLMLLSLAFAGPAITIMVGEGILYCCLSKRRNGVGLEPNINAGGCNFNSFLRRAVRFVGVHIFGLCSTALITDIIQLSTGYQAPYFLTVCKPNYTSLNVSCKENSYIVEDICSGSDLTVINSGRKSFPSQHATLAAFAAVYVSMYFNSTLTDSSKLLKPLLVFTFIICGIICGLTRITQYKNHPVDVYCGFLIGGGIALYLGLYAVGNFLPSEESVFQHREALRSLTDLNQDPSRVLAAKNGSSTDGIAHTEGILNRNHRDASSLTNLKRANADVEIITPRSPMGKENMVTFSNTLPRANTPSVEDPVRRNASIHASMDSARSKQLLTQWKNKNESRKLSLQVIETEPGQSPPRSIEMRSSSEPSRVGVNGDHHAPSSNQYLKIQPGTVPGCNNSMPGGPRVSIQSRPGSSQLVHIPEETQENISTSPKSSSARAKWLKAAEKTVACNRSNSQPRIMQVIAMSKQQGVLQSSPKNTEGSTVSCTGSIRYKTLTDHEPSGIVRVEAHPENNRPIIQIPSTEGEGSGSWKWKAPEKGSLRQTYELNDLNRDSESCESLKDSFGSGDRKRSNIDNSEHHHHGITTIRVTPVEGSEIGSETLSVSSSRDSTLRRKGNIILIPERSNSPENTRNIFYKGTSPTRAYKD